GTAAAAGGTAGCCCGAAAAAAATCTATAATAATCAATAACCAATTATAACCCATCATACCAGGAAGGATATTATATGACAACGCTTAGGGAATATCTTGATTCTGCGGGCTGCGAACCTGCACTTTCCGATCTGATAGTGCTGATCTCCGCACAGGCCGCACCAATACGCGATGCGTTTATCAGCAACCAGTCGTATGCCGGAACGGAAAATTCATCAGGAGAAGAGCAGGCCGCTCTCGACGTCTGGTCGGACGGGCACATTACAAAAATCCTTGAGGAATCAGGGCTTGTAAAGGAACTCGCATCCGAGGAAAAAACGGACATCCTCAAATTCCCCGGCGCAACGGAGAACTATGCGGTCGTCATGGACCCGCTCGACGGATCATCACTCATCCAGGTCAACCTCTGCGTCGGAACGATCGTCGGCATCTATGACAACGGCGATGCGCTCAGCAAAGGCGAAGATCTGAAAGCCGCAATGTACATGCTCTACGGTCCGATGACGGTATTAACCATAACCGTCGGAAAAGGCGTCTTCACCTTCGCGATGGACGAGACCGGGGAATACAGGATGCTTGACGGCCCCGTAAAGATGCCCGAAGGAAAGATCTACGGCAGCGGCGGCCTCAACAAAGACTGGACCGAAAAACACAGGAAGTTCATAGAATCGATCGAAACGGAGGGCGGAAAACTCAGGTACTCCGGATCATTCGTCGCCGACTTCCACCAGATCCTGAAATACGGCGGCATATACTGCTATCCTGCGACCATAGACAACAGCACCGGCAAACTCAGGCTCGTATTCGAAGCAAACCCCATCGGTTTTATCGCGAAACAGGCCGGAGGCGCAATATCCGACGGAAATACCAGCCTGCTGGAGATCAAACCCGAAAAACCGCACCACAAGACGCCGATATATGTCGGCAGCAGCGGTTTGATCAAAAGACTCGAAGAAATCTACAGAGAGTAGGTTAATCCCGAATTAGGGATTTATGGAAATTATTAATTACATTACGGCCCCATATAAAGGCAGATGGTTAACAGTATAGTATTGCCCATAAAAAAGGTCTATGCTCTCATAGATTCGAAAATTATCGTTGAAATAAAGGACGAACCGAAGACACTCCGCGGCAGGCTCGTTGCAGTAGACGAACACCTGAACATTCACATGGATCAGGCATGCGAATACGAGGGCGAAGAGAGAGGAAGAAATCTCGGAACACTCGTGATCAGGGGCAGCAATATCCTGACGATTGCACCCGAACTTTAAATTAAATCCTTATGGAACTCATGACAGATACTGAAGAAGAGGCCCTGAAACTAATCCAGTCAAATCCCGAGGGAGTGCTCCAGAGCGAACTCTGGAAACTCCTGGACATCGACAGCAGAAAATGCTCCAGAGTAGTAAAAAAACTCGTCGACTCCGAGAGGATAGACAGGATAGAGTTCAAATCGAACGGTGTCAAGACCTACCTTCTGAAAGCAAAAAGAAGCGCGGTAAATCCCGATCTCCTCCTTGCCGGAGGAGAACTCATCCCCTGCATCGGCTGCGAAGAGGAATGCAGCGTCCAGGACTGTTCACACCTCATGGACTGGATGTACCAGCTGGCAATCGAAGAATTTACAGATCAATAATTATTTTCACATATTTTCCACAAACACAATAAAACATTATATTCCACTATTGCGAGCATTCTGCCCTTAATTTTTGATATAAATCATAATCCTTATACATCCGGGAATTATAATAAAAATATTAATGGCGGGGCGCAACCGGGATGACGGCTCATCCGGTACTATCGGCACAATACTGCTTGTTTTAATAACTGTCATACTTGCAGCGCTGCTCGCATTATACCTGTTAAGCTACCAGTTCCCGGAACTGCAACAACCAAAAGAGATCCCTACAATTTTTGAAATTCAGACGATACTAAGTGAAAACCCCGATTATGACAGCAGGATCGTCCTGAAAAATATAGGAGACTGTCCCTACGAAAACCAGTACCTTTCATGCAGGATCTATATCAACGACGAACTGGCCGGCTGCAGGATAAAGACCCTGAACGGCCATGACTTCATATCAACCCATCATTACGGCGTCCAGACGGTCGGAGGTATGGGGTGCAGCGACATTTCATGGAAACCATCTGAAAAACTCGCGATAGACCTCTCGGATTCGACGATCAGGGACGGGAGTCATGTCAGGGTGGATGTCATATGGGAACCCACAGGTACGATCATATCAACCGACGAATACTATCTGAGCTGACAACCCGGATATATTCAGCCACACGTTTCCCTGCCACACAATTGGGGAATGCCAAACAAAACCAGATAAACAGCTCAGGGTCGTCGGTGTAATATATGAACGTACCAACATGTCCAAATCAGGCGCATCGTTGACAACCCCTCGCCGCGAACCGCAAAGCAGGCCCGCGGACCGGCCCCGACCCCGGGGCCTCTCCTTGCGATAGGCCACTCCGGGGATAGCCAAGTATCCCCTGCGTGGCTGGACGCGGTGGATTCATGACGTGTACGGAATGGAAAAATAGATCGGAGAATACTAAATTCAACAGCTCAGGGGACCCTTGCCGGTTCCCTGAGCGTGAGGTGAGAAGGCTATCTTAAGGCAAGGCCCCTGGGCAGGGGCCGTCCGGCGGCTTGTGGCCGCCGGTGCCGGGGGTTGCCGGAGAAAGACACGAGACAGCAAAGAGCCAAAAAGTTTTGGGGTTAAGACAGGGAATCTAAAGGATCTGGACATGGATTTTCATGTAAAAATCAAAGGAACTGAAAACAAAAGGATACAATCAATGAACCATCGATCTCATCGCAGCACGGGCAACGATCCCCGCAACCCTCAGCGGTTCGGGGATTCTTCCTTCTTTTGTAAAAGAATCGCATACAAAACAGGCTTCCGTATTATCCACGCCCCACGAACGAAGATAGACATCATACCCCGTCTTCAGGATAACCCTCTCCCTTATTCCAAGTTTTTTATATGCCGACAATCTCTCTTCATCGCCGGGGAAATGATGCATGATGTCATCCGCCAACCCTCCGGAGTCCTCATATGTCACCCCGATAACCGGAACATTGATCTCAGAGCACACTCTTTCGGGATCGATTATATTGAACCACGAGATTACGCACCCCGAGAGCATTATGTAATTGATATCCTTTCTCTGAAGAGAGGCAAAAATATTCAGCACCGCATCCGTCGCATCCGTCCCCCCTATAGTTGAAAACCCGAAAGCCGTTCCGTCGATTACCATGTCCCTTCTCATCACAACGCCCGCCAGGACGGATTTATTTGCGCCCTGAACAAAGCTTTCCGCAATACCGAGAACACGGACCCCGGATTTCAGAGTTTTCATAAAAGGACTTATGAATGTGAATTCTAATATAATGTAGCAATGGATATAAACAAGGATGAAGTCTGCATATTCATCCCGACCCTGAATGAAGCCCCGACAATAGGAGAACTCGTCCGCTCTTTTAAGGAGATGGGTTATAAAAATATTCTCGTTCTCGACGGAAACAGCACCGACAATACCGCCGGAATCGCAGAAGAGGAAGGCGCATCGGTATTCCTTCAAAAAAGGGGCAAAGGCAAGGGAAATGCAATAATTGAAGCGTTAGATTATATCAGTCAGCCCTACGTCCTCATGCTCGACGGGGACGGGACTTATCTCCCGGAAGACGCCGAGAAGATGCTCGAACCGCTCTTCGAGGGATACGACCATGTAATCGGAAACCGTCTCGACAACTTCGAAAAGGGTGCGCTGAGCAAACTCAATCATTTCGGAAACCAGATCATCAACTACCTGTTCAAGGTTGCGCACGGCACTTACCTGAACGATATTCTCTCGGGATACCGGGCGTTCACCCTCAAATCGATGAAAAATCTAAACCTGAGGGAAAGCGGTTTCGAGATCGAGACCGAGATCTCTGCCGAGAGCGTGAGAAACGAACAAAAAATCAAGGTAGTAGACATCGTCTACAAAAAGCGGCCCGGCACCGAGACAAAATTAAGGCCCATAAGAGACGGGGGAAAGATCATCACGGCGGTCTGGAGACTCGCCAAGATCAGCAACCCGACATTCTATTTCGGCGTTATCGGTCTCGTGATAGTATTGATAGGAGTCATTCTGGGCATATTCGTTTCGATAGACTGGGTAAAGGGCATAACCCATACCGAACTGACGATACTGACAGTTCTCCTGATTATAATAGGGTTCCAGATCTTCATGTTCGGGGTCATAGCCGACATGCTCGTATCATTCAACAGGGACTTAAAAATGGAGATTCAGAGGTTACAACCCCCGAATCCCCCGAGATAATATAATATTTTACAGCAGTGCTCTGCAGTCGATGTAAGAAGGTAGGCCTCCTTTAAGTCTTTGCCTTTTGCAAATGTTCCGTGGCCCTTTGCAACGACTAAGGGATTCGAGGCCAGGGCTTTCGCAACGTTCTCCGCCAGTTCGTCTGTTCCCGGTTCGCCGTCGACCACAGGTATAACAGGGCAGAGCATCTTTCCTTCACTGTCCTCCGGAATTATTTCATCGTACACGAGCGATGCGGCTACTGAGAGCGGAGGGTGGGCATGGACAATTGCCTCGGCATCATCACAGGCCAGGTATGCCCTGTAGTGAACCCTCCACTCGCTTGAAGCACCATCTTCGGGAATTCCCTCCATCGTAACGAATTTCAGGCTTTCCTCCTCATCAAGGAACGACCCACTGGAAGTTATAAGAAATCCGCCCCGGACACGGACACTCATATTCCCGAAATTGCCTGCAACAAGGCCCTCATTAAAAAGGCGCCTACCCGTCAGTTCAAATTCTTTATTCTGCATTCATCACACCTCTTTTTTATACAAAATTCCTTTGCATATTCCACAAACCAGCCGTGGCAGGTCTGGTACTCTTCCACCGAACAGGGGAGAATTTTTTCGAACAGATCCTTAAGCCGATCTTTTCTGGCGGCAATTCCGGCACACCCGGATATCCGCTCGGTATAGGAATCGATCACATAACTCGGCATGTTCAGCGCATAGCACAGGATACTGTCAGCCGTTTCCGCACCGACTCCTTTCACGCCCAGCAGATCTCTTCTAAGCTCATCGACCGGGATACCGTATAATGCATCGACCCCTCCCTTCCCGGCAACAAAAGAAGACAACTCCTTCAGGCGTCCGGTCTTCATCCTGTAGTAGCCGGTACAGCGTATATTCTCCATGACGATCTCATCGTCGGCGGCAAGCACATCGTCAAGAGTTTTTATTCCGGCGGACTCGAGATTTGAAAGTGCCTTTTCAACATTCTCCCACCGGGTCTGCTGGGTCAGGATTGCACCGATCATTACCCGATCGGCATCCCCGGGCCACCATCCGGCATCACCGTAAATATCCTGAAGACAGGAAATTATCCGTTTCAAAATTATTTCTGGTGGATTTTCAGAATCCATACAATAATTTTTAGAGAAGAGGTTTCAACAGGCTTTCAAGTGTCTCTGCAGGAGTCACGCCTTCAAGACGGTGCTCGACCTTTCCCGACTTCTCTATAACGAGTGTGGGCACTACCTGGATACCGTATTTCATAGCGAGATCCATATTTTCATCAACATCGACCTTCTTGATCTCGATCGAATCGCCCATCTTATCCTTCAGCTGATCAAGGATGGGGGACTGCATCTTGCACGGTCCGCACCAGTCCGCATAAAAATCAATTAAAACAGGTTTTGACATAATACATCAATCCTCAGATAGAGAAAAGGTCAAACGAAATTATAAATTTTATCCTTTTGCAAAAAAATTGGTAAAAAAAATTATTTGGCCGGCTTCTTTGAAAGAATTGCCATGATAATCTTTCCATATGCCGGACGGGTAAAGATTACGCCGATTAATACTCCGAGAATGGTTATTATGGCAAATCCCTTGAGAGTCGACAGATCCATGAGTGCAAGCGGAAGCATTGCAAATATAGTCGTGGATGCCGAGACGGTTATTATCCCGAGGGCGCGCTTGAATCTCTTTAGATAAAGACTCGGAGACGGCACACGCCCCTCATGAAGAACTTCATCGGTTATTACGACGAGTTGATCGATTCCCGTACCGATAACGGCAATAAGTCCGGCTATACTTGCAAGATCGAGCTGCTGGATATACCTGGCTATTCCGAGAAGGATTATTATCTCGGAGAGATTGACAAGTATCATCGGGACCACAATGGAGGGCTCCCTGTACCTGTAATAGACCATGAACGCAACGGCCAAGAGCCCGAGTATCGCAGCCGCAATACATACGATCTTGATAAATCCGCCGCGTTCTGCAGTAACGCTGCTCGAACCTGCGATATCAACACCTACAGGAAGAGCTCCTGCACGAAGATGGATCTCGAGAGCCTCTGCATCATCGTATCCTTCCTCGCCGTAGCCGGTTGAAGCACTGAGATCGTTTACAGGACCCTTTGAGAGCTTCGCCGCAAGATCGGATGAAAGAGGTGCACTGTATACCTGCTTTCCGTCAAGGAGCATGACAAGATTATGCGAATCGGGATCGGTTATGGCACCGTATTGTATACATGCATCGCGCAATGCTTCGGCACCTTCGGCGCTCAGGGTGAAGCCGACACCCCAGTAATTGTTGCGCTGGGAAGGTGTACTGACACTTGTAACCGCATCTCCCAAGAGGACATGCTCCGTTTCATTTCCGGAGGTTACAATCCTGATCTCGAACTTACCCTGCGAACTGACGATTTCCTGTGCGGTATTGATATCAGTTCCGGCAAGCTCCACGCGGACGTATTTTGTGACATCGTTCGCGCCGGTAAGCGTATTTATCTGGACGTCCTTTGTGCCAAGCGTATTGACTTTGTCCTCAAGGATGCCCTTTACCGTATCTGCAGTCTCCTTCGAGATTCCCTGTTCATAGGTTACCAGTTTGGCACCCATTCCGGCAAGGACGCTTTCAAGTTCCTCCTTCGTATAATATTCCCTTATCTCTACCGAATTGGAAGTAACAGGGATTACATCTGCATCGAGTTTTTCGGACAGCTGCGTGATAAAGTCGGACTGGGACATATCCGATTCATAGCCGATGACCTCGGACTTGAAGGATAACTGGATCCATGATCCGCCGACAAGGTCCAGCCCTAACTGGAGATTTCCGCTTATACCTTTATCGAGTGCAGGCGGAAGCGCATATATGCTCAAAACCGAGAGTATTACCAGAACCAGCACTATGAGAACCTGCCAGTCGGAAAATATTTTCGCCAGTGTGCTCTTTTCCTCGGCCATTATTTACCACCTTTCTTAACATACCATTTCAGCAATCCTGCATTCAGCATCCAGGTATTCATCATATCGATAATAAGCCCGATAATCAGAACAGCCGAGATGTCCCTTATCAGTGTGACCTGACCCAGGGAGAACACGATAAACATAACGACTACCGCTGCAAGCGTCGTCGTCGTCATGATGATACCTGTCCTGAAAGCCCCCCTGAATTTTTCGTCGACCTTACCCTGCCTCTTCAGAAGACGGGTAGTCAGAAGAATGTCACTGTCGACGGAATAACCGATAAGCATCAGCAGTGCCGCAGTGGTTCCCAGTGAAAGAGTAACGCCGAACACATCCATGAAAGCGGCGGTTATTACTATATCCGAGAATGCCGAAAGAACGACAGCTACCGAGGGGATGAATATCCTGAAGGCGACGAAGACTACAATCGCCATCAGAACAAAGGCAAAGAGGAGCGCCCAGATAGCCTGTGACTGGAGCGTCTTTCCGAAGGTTTCCCCCATCTGATAGATCGTAGCGTCGGGATACCTTGCAGTTACATGCTCGGTTAAGTCTTTGAAGCTGTCGCCTTCGATATAATTAAAGACCAGATATCCGGCAGCAACATCACTTTCTGAAATTTTGAGAGGATAATCCGCAAAATATTCCTCTATTACGTCGACCGAATCAGATGTTGACAGTGTTACCGCAACTCCGCCTGCGAAATCTATTCCAGGTTCAACCGGCATCCCCGTCGAGACGGTATTGAACGCAAGAAAGATTACAGACAGGATCAATAGACAGAGCGGTAATGCAACCATCTGCTTTGGTTCGTATCTGTTAATATCATAGGTAAATTTACCCATACATAAAATTTGTCGATGAAATTGATTAAAGGATTTGGTCCGCCTTAGAAATTCGTAAGGAAAATTGGAAAAAATCCTGAATTATAAAAATCAATAATTCTAATGATAATATATGCATAATATTTTTATAATTGATTTGTATTTATGTTAAATCGTGAAAAATACAGATAATTTAGTTATTATTTCATCTGTTTTGACCGAATAAGGGCAATACAGCAGAGAGAAGAAAATTATATATAGAATTCAAAATAATCAGTTCAACATGAGATCAGCGGCTGATCTAAAAAGAGAGATTGAAATGCGTCTCAGGAATTACCTTTCAAGAGACAAAAACGGCATCCGCCGTGAGCTGCTGAAGATTTTCGTCAGGGCGAAATCCCTGACAGTGGCCGAGACGCATAAAAAGTTAAAGGAAAAGTTCTCCGTTACGGTCCAGTCTGTTGCATCAATGGTGGGAACCATTGCTTCAAGAATCGGCATCTTTCATATAATCAAGGAAAAAGACAACGACCAGACACGCTATGAGTTAAAGGAGCAGTATGCAGATTTGGTCGCGCGGCTGGTAGTACCGGCATAGACCATTTAGGCAAAACTTATTTTTATTATTTTTAACTATATATCTGGAGAATGGAATATCAGCAGTGTCGGTCGAATACCATTGAAGTAACCGACGAAGTAAAACAATACGTTCTTGATAAAAAAAGAAATTTCAGGATTTGCACCTCGTGCGGAGGTCCTATTCTTCTCTCGACAAGTGTCAAGCCGCCAAAGTCAACCGATATTGAGATTTATGTCGGGGATTACATTATTTATGTTTCAATGTACCAGGCGCGCTTCATGGACACCATCAATATGGATATGATCCCGCAGTACTGTGACTTTTTTTAAGGCTCTTCACTGTTTTTGTGGACAAATATTTTTGTGATATTACATACGAGGCATTGCTGTATTGCCTACAGATCTCACCGGGGCAACCCCGGCACCGGCGGCTCAGCCGCCGGACGGCCCCTGCCCAGGGGCCTTGCCTAAAGATAATCTTCTCATTGCACGCCCGGGGACCGGCAAGGGTCCCCGGCCTGTTTTATTTATTTTTTTCAGGAACGTTTTTTGGGATATCCCATTCAGTACACGCAATGAGTACACCGGGTCCTGCCACTCAGGGGATACTCGGCTATCCCCGGAGTGGCTTATCACGATAGAGAGGCCCCGGGGTCGGGGCCGGTCCGCGAGCCTGCCGTGCGGCTCGCGGCGAGGGGTCGTCAACGGCAGTGAAACTCACTTTACATGAAAATCACGTTGTGATTTACATGAAACAGTCCATGAAACCATTGTTTCATAAACGTTTTTAAACCCGCACGGATTAGTGAAGAGCCTTTTTTTAATACAAATCACACAATAATATCAGGATGCCATTTCAAGAACTGAACCATACGGCAGATTACCTCTACAGGTGCTCGGGCGGCACCATAGAGGAACTGTTCACATCGGCTGCAATGGCAATGTTCTCTCTCATGTTCGACGAAAGAGAGGAAGATGCGGTAAAGATCGGGATTAAACTCGAGGCAGGGGATTTTGAAACCCTTCTATATGATCTTTTATCAGAGCTGCTGTTTTTGTCTGAAGTAGAAAGGGTTGTTTTCTCAGGCATAGATATTACTATACACGATCATTCCCTCGAGGCCGTGGCCTCCGGGGAAAAATTCGATATGGAGAGACACCGGGGCGGAACGGAGATCAAGGGTGTCTCCAGGTACGGGACGGAGATCAGGCAGGAGGACGGAAAATTCCTGGTGGACATAATATTCGATGTATAAAGGTGGTGAAGATGCTCGAAGGACTGAATAAAATATCCGATATCGAATGGGAGGTCCGAAAAGGTTACGTGGACGACATGGCGGTTCCGGGCCGGATCTTTTTATCGGAGGGCCTCGGGGAGAATCTCGAGGAAGGCGCGGTAAAACAGCTCGCCAATGTCGCGACCCTTCCGGGAATAGTAAAGTACTCTCTCGGAATGCCGGACATTCACTGGGGCTACGGGTTTCCGATAGGCGGCGTCGGGGCTTTCGATGTCGAGGACGGAATAATATCTCCCGGAGGAGTGGGCTTCGATATAAACTGCGGCGTCAGGCTGATCTCGACACCCCTGAAGAAGGATGAATTTTCCGGGATCAAGAGACTGATCAATACATTGTTCTCGACGGTTCCTACGGGTGTCGGGAACGTGGCCCCGAAGAAATTCTCGGACAGCGAGCTCGAAGACATCATGAGGGAGGGTGCGTCATGGGCGGTGAAAGAGGGATACGGAATGCCCGACGACGTCAAATCCTGCGAAGAGAACGGGATGATGAAGGAGGCCAGCACCGAGCATGTCAGTACAAAGGCGAGACAGCGCGGCAGGCCCCAGTGCGGGACGCTCGGATCGGGCAATCACTTCCTCGAAGTCCAGTACGCGGCCGAGATCATGGATGACGAGGCCGCAAGAGCGTTCGGGATCGAAAAGGACCAGATCTGTTTTATGATCCACTGCGGTTCAAGAGGGCTCGGACACCAGGTCTGCACGGATCATCTCGGGACCATCGAGAATGCGACGAAGAAGTACGGGATAAAGATCCCCGACAGGCAGCTCGCGTGTGCACCGGTGAAGAGCCCGGAGGGCGAGGCGTACTTCGGGGCGATGGCCGCCGCTGCAAATTATGCGTGGGCCAACAGGCAGATGATCACTCACATGGTAAGGGAGGTCATCGAAGGGGACTTCGGCGTCGACTACAACGAGATGAAACTTGTCTATGACGTAACCCATAACGTGGCCAAGATCGAAACTCATGTTGTCGACGGAAAAAAGATGGAGCTTTGTGTCCACCGCAAGGGCGCCACGCGTGCATTCGGCCCGGGTTCACCTGAAATACCCAAAGATCTGAGTGCGATCGGACAGCCCGT
The sequence above is drawn from the Methanolacinia paynteri genome and encodes:
- a CDS encoding class 1 fructose-bisphosphatase produces the protein MTTLREYLDSAGCEPALSDLIVLISAQAAPIRDAFISNQSYAGTENSSGEEQAALDVWSDGHITKILEESGLVKELASEEKTDILKFPGATENYAVVMDPLDGSSLIQVNLCVGTIVGIYDNGDALSKGEDLKAAMYMLYGPMTVLTITVGKGVFTFAMDETGEYRMLDGPVKMPEGKIYGSGGLNKDWTEKHRKFIESIETEGGKLRYSGSFVADFHQILKYGGIYCYPATIDNSTGKLRLVFEANPIGFIAKQAGGAISDGNTSLLEIKPEKPHHKTPIYVGSSGLIKRLEEIYRE
- a CDS encoding LSM domain-containing protein — translated: MVNSIVLPIKKVYALIDSKIIVEIKDEPKTLRGRLVAVDEHLNIHMDQACEYEGEERGRNLGTLVIRGSNILTIAPEL
- a CDS encoding helix-turn-helix transcriptional regulator — protein: MTDTEEEALKLIQSNPEGVLQSELWKLLDIDSRKCSRVVKKLVDSERIDRIEFKSNGVKTYLLKAKRSAVNPDLLLAGGELIPCIGCEEECSVQDCSHLMDWMYQLAIEEFTDQ
- a CDS encoding archaellin/type IV pilin N-terminal domain-containing protein gives rise to the protein MAGRNRDDGSSGTIGTILLVLITVILAALLALYLLSYQFPELQQPKEIPTIFEIQTILSENPDYDSRIVLKNIGDCPYENQYLSCRIYINDELAGCRIKTLNGHDFISTHHYGVQTVGGMGCSDISWKPSEKLAIDLSDSTIRDGSHVRVDVIWEPTGTIISTDEYYLS
- a CDS encoding endonuclease dU, producing MKTLKSGVRVLGIAESFVQGANKSVLAGVVMRRDMVIDGTAFGFSTIGGTDATDAVLNIFASLQRKDINYIMLSGCVISWFNIIDPERVCSEINVPVIGVTYEDSGGLADDIMHHFPGDEERLSAYKKLGIRERVILKTGYDVYLRSWGVDNTEACFVCDSFTKEGRIPEPLRVAGIVARAAMRSMVH
- the aglJ gene encoding S-layer glycoprotein N-glycosyltransferase AglJ, whose translation is MDINKDEVCIFIPTLNEAPTIGELVRSFKEMGYKNILVLDGNSTDNTAGIAEEEGASVFLQKRGKGKGNAIIEALDYISQPYVLMLDGDGTYLPEDAEKMLEPLFEGYDHVIGNRLDNFEKGALSKLNHFGNQIINYLFKVAHGTYLNDILSGYRAFTLKSMKNLNLRESGFEIETEISAESVRNEQKIKVVDIVYKKRPGTETKLRPIRDGGKIITAVWRLAKISNPTFYFGVIGLVIVLIGVILGIFVSIDWVKGITHTELTILTVLLIIIGFQIFMFGVIADMLVSFNRDLKMEIQRLQPPNPPR
- a CDS encoding aldolase, with protein sequence MQNKEFELTGRRLFNEGLVAGNFGNMSVRVRGGFLITSSGSFLDEEESLKFVTMEGIPEDGASSEWRVHYRAYLACDDAEAIVHAHPPLSVAASLVYDEIIPEDSEGKMLCPVIPVVDGEPGTDELAENVAKALASNPLVVAKGHGTFAKGKDLKEAYLLTSTAEHCCKILYYLGGFGGCNL
- a CDS encoding endonuclease III domain-containing protein; this translates as MIGAILTQQTRWENVEKALSNLESAGIKTLDDVLAADDEIVMENIRCTGYYRMKTGRLKELSSFVAGKGGVDALYGIPVDELRRDLLGVKGVGAETADSILCYALNMPSYVIDSYTERISGCAGIAARKDRLKDLFEKILPCSVEEYQTCHGWFVEYAKEFCIKKRCDECRIKNLN
- the trxA gene encoding thioredoxin; translation: MSKPVLIDFYADWCGPCKMQSPILDQLKDKMGDSIEIKKVDVDENMDLAMKYGIQVVPTLVIEKSGKVEHRLEGVTPAETLESLLKPLL
- a CDS encoding preprotein translocase subunit SecD — translated: MAEEKSTLAKIFSDWQVLIVLVLVILSVLSIYALPPALDKGISGNLQLGLDLVGGSWIQLSFKSEVIGYESDMSQSDFITQLSEKLDADVIPVTSNSVEIREYYTKEELESVLAGMGAKLVTYEQGISKETADTVKGILEDKVNTLGTKDVQINTLTGANDVTKYVRVELAGTDINTAQEIVSSQGKFEIRIVTSGNETEHVLLGDAVTSVSTPSQRNNYWGVGFTLSAEGAEALRDACIQYGAITDPDSHNLVMLLDGKQVYSAPLSSDLAAKLSKGPVNDLSASTGYGEEGYDDAEALEIHLRAGALPVGVDIAGSSSVTAERGGFIKIVCIAAAILGLLAVAFMVYYRYREPSIVVPMILVNLSEIIILLGIARYIQQLDLASIAGLIAVIGTGIDQLVVITDEVLHEGRVPSPSLYLKRFKRALGIITVSASTTIFAMLPLALMDLSTLKGFAIITILGVLIGVIFTRPAYGKIIMAILSKKPAK
- a CDS encoding protein translocase subunit SecF; its protein translation is MGKFTYDINRYEPKQMVALPLCLLILSVIFLAFNTVSTGMPVEPGIDFAGGVAVTLSTSDSVDVIEEYFADYPLKISESDVAAGYLVFNYIEGDSFKDLTEHVTARYPDATIYQMGETFGKTLQSQAIWALLFAFVLMAIVVFVAFRIFIPSVAVVLSAFSDIVITAAFMDVFGVTLSLGTTAALLMLIGYSVDSDILLTTRLLKRQGKVDEKFRGAFRTGIIMTTTTLAAVVVMFIVFSLGQVTLIRDISAVLIIGLIIDMMNTWMLNAGLLKWYVKKGGK
- a CDS encoding DUF2551 domain-containing protein, with protein sequence MRSAADLKREIEMRLRNYLSRDKNGIRRELLKIFVRAKSLTVAETHKKLKEKFSVTVQSVASMVGTIASRIGIFHIIKEKDNDQTRYELKEQYADLVARLVVPA
- a CDS encoding archease yields the protein MPFQELNHTADYLYRCSGGTIEELFTSAAMAMFSLMFDEREEDAVKIGIKLEAGDFETLLYDLLSELLFLSEVERVVFSGIDITIHDHSLEAVASGEKFDMERHRGGTEIKGVSRYGTEIRQEDGKFLVDIIFDV
- a CDS encoding RtcB family protein yields the protein MLEGLNKISDIEWEVRKGYVDDMAVPGRIFLSEGLGENLEEGAVKQLANVATLPGIVKYSLGMPDIHWGYGFPIGGVGAFDVEDGIISPGGVGFDINCGVRLISTPLKKDEFSGIKRLINTLFSTVPTGVGNVAPKKFSDSELEDIMREGASWAVKEGYGMPDDVKSCEENGMMKEASTEHVSTKARQRGRPQCGTLGSGNHFLEVQYAAEIMDDEAARAFGIEKDQICFMIHCGSRGLGHQVCTDHLGTIENATKKYGIKIPDRQLACAPVKSPEGEAYFGAMAAAANYAWANRQMITHMVREVIEGDFGVDYNEMKLVYDVTHNVAKIETHVVDGKKMELCVHRKGATRAFGPGSPEIPKDLSAIGQPVIIPGSMGTSSYLLKGTQTAMEKTFGSTCHGAGRLASRSSAKKSHSGADIRQDLLDRGIFVRATSNKVIAEEAPEVYKPSSEVVDIVHRAGLSMKVARLEPIGVIKG